The nucleotide window CACGATGCGGTTCTTTGAATCCGCACCAGAAACAAAACGGCTGGTCTTTGGCCTGCGTGGCGAGGAAGTCGGCAAAGTTCGCGGCGTAATCGGTGGGCTGGATGCCTTTGGCGGGCACTTGGAGCTTATGCATGTCAAAAGACGGGCCTGCGGGATTCCGCGTGCGGCCTTCCAGCTCAAATTTTCCCGGTCCCCAGCCTTTTCCGGTCAAACCGACCAGGTAGCCGCCTTTTTCGAGCAGGTCGGGATAGACGGCGAATTTCGGCGGGAAGATGCCGCCATGACAGACGGCTTCTTCGAGCTGCCAGGAGTTCCTACCGGTCAAAATGGTGGCTCGGCATGGGCTGCACTTCGGGTTCGAGGTGAAGGCATTTTTGAAAAGCACGCCTTCACGGGCTACGCGGTCAAAATTCGGCGTTTTGACCCAATCACAGCCGTAGGCACCTGCGTGCTGCCAGCCCCAGTCGTCAAAGATGATGAAGAGGATGTTCGGACGCGGGGCCTTTTCCTGTGCCGGTAGCACCGTGGTGAGGAACGAGGTCAGGAGCAGCAGCAAAGCGGTCAATCTCATGGTGCGATGACAACGTGTGGCGTACAGCTCGTTATCAGGCGGTGCTGAAAAACTGCTGTTTATCCCTCCCATGACTGTGCGCTCACTTTTTATCGCCTTGGCGGCGCTGCTGCCGTTTTTGACCTCACATGCTGCGAGGCCGAATTTCCTGCTCATTTTGGCCGATGATCATGGCTACGGCGATGTCTCTGCCTACCACGCATCGGATGTGCAGACGCCGAACATCGACCAGATCGGCAAGCAGGGCATGCTTTTCACCGCGATGCGGGCGAATTGCACGGTGTGCTCCCCTTCCCGTGCGGCGCTGCTGACGGGGCGCTACGCGGACCGTGTGGGTGTGCCGGGCGTGATCCGCACGCGGCCAGAGGACTCCTGGGGCTACTTCAAGCCGGGAGTGCCGACGCTGGCGGATGAGCTGCGAAAGGCGGGCTATCACACCGGCATCATCGGGAAGTGGCATCTGGGCCTAGAATCGCCCAACACGCCGAATGAGCGCGGCTTTGACCATTTTCACGGCTTTCTGGGTGACATGATGGACAGCTACACCACGCATCTGCGCCACGGGAATAACTACATGCGCCGCAATGATGAAGTGATCGATCCGCAGGGCCATGCGACGGATCTTTTCACGGACTGGACCGCCGATTATCTGCGTGAGCGAGCGAAGACGAAGGAGCAGCCGTTTTTCCTCTACCTAGCCTACAATGCGCCGCACTTCCCCATCGAGCCACCCGCGGAATGGCTGGCAAAAGTGAAAGCGCGTGCTCCACAGCTCGATGAGAAACGTGCGATGAATGTGGCCCTGGTGGAGCATCTGGATGACCGCATCGGCAAGGTGCTAGCAGTGCTGAAGGAGACTGGGCTGGAGCAAAACACGGTCGTTGTCTTCAGCGCGGATAATGGTGGCTCGCTACCCCATGCGCAGAACAATGATCCCTGGCGTGGCGGCAAGCAGGATCATTACGACGGAGGTCTGCGTGTGCCCTTTTTGCTGCGCTGGCTAGCGCAGATTCAGCCTGGCAGCCACAGCGATTACCAGGGGCTGAACTTTGATCTGTTCCCGACTTTCCTCGAGCTCGCAGGAGCGAAAATCTCGCCAGAAGTCGATGCGGTGAGTCTGGTGCCGATCCTACGCGGCGGCAGCATCCGCTCACCGCGTGATCTGTACTTCGTGCGTCGCGAAGGTGGCAAGCAATACGGCGGCAAAGACTACCAAGCGCTGATCCGTGGTGAGTGGAAGCTGATGCAAAACGATCCATTCAGCCCCCTGGAGCTCTACCATCTGAAGAACGACCCCCAGGAGAAAACCAACATGGCAACGAAGGCGCCGAAAGTCTTCAACGAGCTCTCCACCGCGCTACGCCAGCACATTCAACGCGGTGGTGCTACTCCGTGGCAGCGCCCAGCGACACATTGATTCACCACACAGCTCCTCATCATGCGCAGAACACTCCTATTCATCCTCCTCACGCTCCAAGCTCCTGCTGCTCAGGTGCATGAGGCGGAGGTATGCATCTATGGCGGCACGAGCGGCGGTGTCGCGGCGGCGGTGCAAGTCGCTCGCATGGGGAAAAGCGTCATCTTAGCAGAGCCAGGGCAGCATCTCGGTGGCATGACCAGCGGTGGACTCAGCGCGGTGGACATCGGAGATCCACGCAGCGTCGGCGGCATCGCACGGGAGTATTTCACACGGCTAGTGGGCAAGTATGGCAAGAAACTAGCCTGGGATCAGCCCTTCATCAGCAATGGTGGCCCTGCTACGGGCGGTGCCTATGCCATCGAGCCGCATCTGGCCGAAAGGGTGTTCGAGGAGATGGTGAAGGAAGCCGGTATCCGCGTGCTGCGCGGTGCCCGCCTAGCGGAGGTGAGTCGTGAGGCCGCACGCATCACTTCGCTGACGCTGGAGAATGGCGATACGATCCAGGCGAAGATGTTCATCGACACCACTTATGAAGGCGATCTGATGGCGAAGGCCGGAGTGAGCTTCACCCTGATGCGTGAGGGCAATGCGAAGTATGGTGAATCGCTCAATGGCATCCAGTATGACGCGAAGTATCAGCCCCGCTCCGGCCACCTGATGCCAGGAGCGAATGGACGCGTCACGGGTGGCCAAGGCGTGTGGGACCGGGATTTCCCGCTCGATCCGTATGTCGTCCTGGGATGCCCAGACAGCGGCACCCTGCCCCTGGTGGAGATGGATGATGTGGGGAAGCCCGGTGAGCCAGCTCCCGGCGTGCAGGCCTATTGCTACCGCCTCTGTCTCACCACCGATCCGGCGAATCGCCTACCGATCACGCCACCCGCAGACTATGATGCAAAGCGCTACGAAATCGTCGCACGCTTCATCGAGGCCTGTGTGCAAAATGGTGATGACATGGATCTGCGCTGGTTTTCCAAGCATGATCCGCTGCCCAATGAGAAGTGGGACTTCAACACGGCCACCTTTGGCGGCAATCTACCCGGTGCTAGCCATGCCTGGCCCTCGGCGAGCCATGCGCAGCGTGAAAAAATCGCCCAGGCACATGAGGGCTACCACCGTGGCCTGCTGCACTTCCTCGCCACGGATAAGCGAGTGCCAGAGAAAGTCCGCCGCGAGATGCAGCGCTTCGGTTTGCCGAAGGATGAATTCCGCGACACGGGCGGCTGGCCACACCAGCTCTACATCCGTGAGGCACGCCGCATGGTGAGTGATCTGGTGCTCACGGAGCATCACACCTTTGGCAAGCAGGTGGCGGATAAGTCTGTGGGCCTGGGCAGTTACGGCACGGATGTGCATGAGATACGCCGCATCGTCAAAAATGGCGTCGTCATCCGGGAGGGGAAGCTGGCGGGTGGGCGCGGTGGTTTCGGTCCCTATCAGATCGGTTATGCGGCGATCGTGCCGAAAGCCTCTGAGTGCGGGAATTTGTTCGTCACCTTCGCTCTGAGTGCCAGTCACAGTGCTTTTGCCAGTATCCGCATGGAGCCCGTGCTGATGATCACCAGCCAGAGTGCCGCCACAGCAGCATGCCTCGCCATCGACGAGCAAGTGCCGGTGCAGCAGGTCGATTACGACGAGCTGCGTCAGCACCTGATCAAGAGTGGCCAAGTCCTGGAATGGAAGAAGCGGCCTACAGAGCCAGCGGCTGATCTTCACCGATGACCTTCACTTCGAGATCGAGTGTGACGCCACGCTCCTCGAGGGCTTTCTCTTTGATCTGAGCGATCAGATCGAGCACTTGGCGAGCTGTGGCACCACCTTCATTGACGATGAAGTTGCCATGCACGGGCGAAACGACTGCCTGGCCGACACGGGTGCCTTTGAGGCCGAGTTCATCGACGAGCTTGCCTGCGCCGCAGAGCTCTGGGTTTTTGAAAATGCAGCCAGCGCTGGCTCCGATGGGCTGGGAGGTGCGGCGCTTCACGCGGCTAGCCTCCAAACCGGCATCGATCTGCGTCTGCGGCGCGGCTTTGCCCTCCAACACGGCTCCGACGATGTAGCGGTCCTCAAACTCCGGCACGCTGCGGTAGTGATGCTGGATTTCCGCGAGCGGCTTCGCCTGAATGCTGCCATCTGCGGCGATGAAGCGTACGCTGACGACGTGATCGAACACCTCTGCACCCATCGCTCCCGCATTCATGCGCAAAGCACCACCGAGATTCCCTGGGACCCCCTCCATCCACTCTAGGCCGCCGATACCGGCATTCCGCGCGGCGCTGGCGATCTTCTTCAAGCGAGCTCCGACACCGACGATGAGGCGCATGCCTTCCGCTTTGACTTCCTCGAACTCGCCTTTGCTCGGATGAATGACGGCTCCGCGGATGCCGCCATCTTTGACGAGCAGATTCGAGCCGCGACCGATGACCCGAATCGGCACGGAGGTGGCGCGGAGGTGCTTCACCACCTCTGCAAAGGCCGCGACGGTGTGCGGCTCGATCCAATACTGCGCAGGGCCACCGATGAGGAAGGTGGTGTGCCGA belongs to Verrucomicrobiaceae bacterium and includes:
- a CDS encoding sulfatase-like hydrolase/transferase; translation: MTVRSLFIALAALLPFLTSHAARPNFLLILADDHGYGDVSAYHASDVQTPNIDQIGKQGMLFTAMRANCTVCSPSRAALLTGRYADRVGVPGVIRTRPEDSWGYFKPGVPTLADELRKAGYHTGIIGKWHLGLESPNTPNERGFDHFHGFLGDMMDSYTTHLRHGNNYMRRNDEVIDPQGHATDLFTDWTADYLRERAKTKEQPFFLYLAYNAPHFPIEPPAEWLAKVKARAPQLDEKRAMNVALVEHLDDRIGKVLAVLKETGLEQNTVVVFSADNGGSLPHAQNNDPWRGGKQDHYDGGLRVPFLLRWLAQIQPGSHSDYQGLNFDLFPTFLELAGAKISPEVDAVSLVPILRGGSIRSPRDLYFVRREGGKQYGGKDYQALIRGEWKLMQNDPFSPLELYHLKNDPQEKTNMATKAPKVFNELSTALRQHIQRGGATPWQRPATH
- a CDS encoding FAD-dependent oxidoreductase; this encodes MRRTLLFILLTLQAPAAQVHEAEVCIYGGTSGGVAAAVQVARMGKSVILAEPGQHLGGMTSGGLSAVDIGDPRSVGGIAREYFTRLVGKYGKKLAWDQPFISNGGPATGGAYAIEPHLAERVFEEMVKEAGIRVLRGARLAEVSREAARITSLTLENGDTIQAKMFIDTTYEGDLMAKAGVSFTLMREGNAKYGESLNGIQYDAKYQPRSGHLMPGANGRVTGGQGVWDRDFPLDPYVVLGCPDSGTLPLVEMDDVGKPGEPAPGVQAYCYRLCLTTDPANRLPITPPADYDAKRYEIVARFIEACVQNGDDMDLRWFSKHDPLPNEKWDFNTATFGGNLPGASHAWPSASHAQREKIAQAHEGYHRGLLHFLATDKRVPEKVRREMQRFGLPKDEFRDTGGWPHQLYIREARRMVSDLVLTEHHTFGKQVADKSVGLGSYGTDVHEIRRIVKNGVVIREGKLAGGRGGFGPYQIGYAAIVPKASECGNLFVTFALSASHSAFASIRMEPVLMITSQSAATAACLAIDEQVPVQQVDYDELRQHLIKSGQVLEWKKRPTEPAADLHR